A stretch of the Gossypium hirsutum isolate 1008001.06 chromosome D07, Gossypium_hirsutum_v2.1, whole genome shotgun sequence genome encodes the following:
- the LOC107955989 gene encoding uncharacterized protein — protein sequence MPVRRREFLNLTQGDRSVVEYGAEFLRLSRYARGMVATEYQRCVRFEDDLRDNLRVLIAPRGERDFAALVDKANITDEVKHAERQNRERSRKKRDSEPSKHHIRDCPRRSDQMQAFGMGIAPPRRASGRGVNQTETRQLALVYAARHREDGDAPDVITGSTHSYVACSITENLGILVESTSSEITVFSPFGEFDLILGMDWLVKNRVSLDCATKRVIFRTEEDSEVVIIGEHQNYLSNVISALRARKLVRKGCEVYLA from the exons ATGCCCGTCCGTAGGAGAGAGTTTTTGAATTTGACCCAAGGTGATAGATCAGTGGTTGAGTATGGGGCCGAATTTCTACGATTAAGCCGCTATGCACGTGgtatggtggcgactgagtatCAGAGATGCGTTCGATTTGAAGATGACCTCAGGGATAATCTAAGGGTACTAATAGCTCCACGGGGGGAGCGAGACTTTGCAGCACTGGTCGATAAGGCGAACATCACCGATGAAGTGAAGCACGCTGAGCGTCAGAACAGAGAGAGAAGTAGGAagaagagggattcagagccctcga AGCACCATATTAGAGATTGCCCGCGGAggtccgatcagatgcaagcttttGGTATGGGTATTGCACCACCGAGA AGAGCCTCGGGCAGAGGTGTTAATCAGACTGAGACGAGGCAGCTGGCTTtagtttatgctgcacgtcaTCGAGAGGATGGGGATGCTCCGGACGTCATCACGG GATCCACTCATTCTTATGTGGCATGTTCTATTACTGAAAACTTGGGGATTCTGGTTGAAAGTACTTCGAGTGAAATTACTGTATTTAGTCCATTTGG AGAATTTGATCTGATACTGGGCATGGACTGGCTAGTTAAAAACCGAGTGAGCTTGGATTGTGCCACTAAACGGGTTATATTTAGAACTGAAGAGGACAGCGAGGTAGTTATAATTGGGGAACATCAGAACTACttatcaaatgtgatttctgcattgaGGGCTagaaagttggttcgtaagggatgtgaggtgTACCTGGCATAG